A region of Vigna radiata var. radiata cultivar VC1973A chromosome 6, Vradiata_ver6, whole genome shotgun sequence DNA encodes the following proteins:
- the LOC106764414 gene encoding putative phosphatidylglycerol/phosphatidylinositol transfer protein DDB_G0282179 encodes MATHSSTTPYFSFCLTLITFTLSSFHAQARFHAPHPSFKYCDTHAAYAVKVKGVEILPDPVERGVPFTFKIPAYTPEPIQSGDLIYEISYVGVEGPPATFLHDLCEETPCPVPAGNFILVHTELLPPYTPPGTYDVKLTFKDHKEKLLTCITFPFKIGATSAI; translated from the exons ATGGCTACTCACTCTTCTACCACCCCATACTTCTCTTTTTGCCTAACACTCATCACTTTCACGCTTTCTTCTTTTCATGCTCAAGCTCGATTTCATGCTCCACACCCATCTTTCAAATACTGTG ATACGCATGCAGCCTATGCTGTAAAGGTGAAGGGAGTGGAAATATTACCTGACCCTGTGGAGAGAGGAGTTCCATTCACCTTTAAGATCCCAGCTTACACGC CTGAACCAATTCAAAGCGGGGacttaatatatgaaatttcataCGTTGGAGTGGAAGGGCCACCTGCTACATTTCTCCATGATCTCTGTGAGGAAACACCATGTCCGGTGCCTGCAGGCAACTTTATACTTGTTCACACCGAATTATTGCCTCCATATACCCCACCG GGCACTTATGATGTGAAGCTGACATTTAAGGATCATAAGGAGAAGCTATTGACTTGCATCACCTTTCCCTTCAAAATCGGTGCTACATCTGCTATCTAA
- the LOC106764890 gene encoding uncharacterized protein LOC106764890 codes for MASLLATSVIGYSPVSNGSRGFGKSGNFSKGRCCIKAMKIEKSLEELYNVKVERKVSPERLTELGVSKWSVWKTGKSKLPWDWQVDQLVYIEEGEVRVVPQGSKRFMQFLAGDLVRYPKWFEADLWFNGPYQERYSFRAYGDD; via the coding sequence ATGGCAAGCTTGTTGGCAACATCGGTCATCGGCTATTCTCCTGTGAGCAATGGTTCCAGGGGATTTGGAAAGTCGGGGAATTTTTCTAAAGGAAGGTGTTGCATAAAAGCAATGAAGATAGAGAAATCGTTGGAGGAATTGTACAATGTGAAAGTGGAAAGAAAAGTGTCTCCTGAGAGACTAACTGAGCTTGGAGTATCAAAATGGTCAGTGTGGAAGACTGGGAAAAGCAAGCTTCCCTGGGACTGGCAGGTAGACCAACTGGTGTACATTGAAGAAGGGGAAGTGAGAGTTGTGCCTCAAGGAAGCAAGCGTTTCATGCAATTTTTGGCTGGAGACTTGGTCCGGTACCCTAAGTGGTTTGAAGCTGACCTCTGGTTCAATGGCCCATATCAAGAACGTTACAGTTTTAGAGCATATGGAGATGATTAA
- the LOC106763275 gene encoding protein FAM91A1: protein MQRATQTAEERWLEKAVKEECTWENLPRRLHPVVSSKEEWHKRIIEYCIKKRLKWEICFARKVCKENEYYEDMMRYLQRNLALFPYHLADYVCRVMRVTPFRYYIDMIFEVMKNEQPYDRIPNFSAADALRLTGIGRNEFIDIMNKCRSKKIMWKLNKSIAKDLLPTQPVDFPVEPWWAVCLVNLTLEEFKKLSKEEMEAIDKVCLDDANSFVTFDPHVIRGLCRRGLVYFDVPVYPHDRFKVLKLEGFVSNREQTYEDPIEELLYAVFVVSNENVTVSELATTLQADLSQLQAASAFVCRLGWATKVIDPESIIGDSTILASPMSTVSDEDGSVASQNHDNTLFENDSIQQADTPASGSHASRSSYTRVAFIVDANITSYLMMGSVSPGLKSHAVTLYEAGKLGHASIADLCKDLSTLEGARYEGELQEFANHLFSLRHVLECLQSGGIATDEEEEGSDNLNMITSSNDGPSSVIAEISLDEKSEESGVLETVMSNEDLINSVSGKFVEALVNSKGVPSTSTDKSHTSFRENEKLPMFEADKSHINFHENEKPAVFEGSDVKIEMLKRKKIYRVDLLRSESLASLSPTTLDRLFLRDYGILVSLVPLPPSSILPKPTGGPVHFGPPAYSSMSPWMKLVLYSTAGSGPLSVVLMKGQCMRLLPAPLTGCEKALIWSWDGSAIGDLGRKLEGNMVKGSILLHCLNSLLKQSAVLVLPLSRFDLNQSGKLVTLDVPLPLRNADGSIASVGKELGLEDEEENFKLNSLLNNLANKMELWTVGYVRLLKLFNGTKSDQFSSIEKYEWVPLSVEFGIPLFSPTLCNSICRRIVSSKILQSGSFGEHHDAMQILRTKLRDICDEYNSTGPAAKLLYKKEEDTEQPMDQARATWNPLIDISPSSGVVLSVRQRLKLANKQSRQNEVMCCDGSVLRSYALTLPHEAATSPVKETPEDNKTEHEPEPEANDSKEATLPGVNLIFDGSRLLPFDVGACLQARQPISLVMEAATASKHVPYK, encoded by the exons ATGCAACGTGCTACGCAGACTGCTGAGGAACGTTGGTTAGAAAAAGCGGTGAAGGAAGAATGCACATGGGAGAATCTTCCCAGGCGACTTCATCCAGTTGTGTCTTCAAAAGAAGAATGGCACAAAAG GATAATCGAATACTGCATAAAGAAGAGACTTAAATGGGAAATTTGTTTTGCTCGTAAAGTTtgtaaagaaaatgaatattatgAAGATATGATGCGCTACTTGCAGAGGAATCTAGCT CTATTTCCATATCATCTGGCGGACTATGTATGCCGTGTAATGAGAGTAACACCTTTCAGATATTACATTGATATGATTTTTGAAGTGAtgaaaaatg AGCAACCTTATGACCGCATCCCGAATTTTAGTGCTGCAGATGCTTTAAGACTTACAGGAATCGGGAGAAATGAATTTATTGATATAATGAACAAGTGCAGGTCTAAG AAAATAATGTGGAAACTGAACAAGTCAATAGCAAAAGACCTTTTGCCTACTCAACCTGTGGATTTTCCTGTTGAACCGTGGTGGGCAGTTTGCCTTGTGAACCTCACCTTGGAGGAATTTAAG AAACTCTCGAAGGAGGAAATGGAGGCAATAGACAAAGTATGTTTGGATGATGCAAATTCATTTGTCACGTTTGACCCTCACGTTATAAGGGGTCTATGCAGACGGGGACTAGTATATTTTGATGTTCCTGTTTATCCACACGACCGGTTTAAAG TTTTAAAGCTTGAAGGTTTTGTTTCCAACAGGGAGCAAACTTATGAAGATCCTATTGAAGA gtTGTTGTATGCAGTTTTTGTAGTTTCAAATGAAAATGTGACAGTTAGTGAGTTGGCAACAACCCTACAGGCTGACTTGTCACAGCTGCAGGCTGCTAGTGCTTTTGTGTGTAGATTGGGATGGGCAACAAAAGTGATTGATCCAGAATCTATTATTGGAGATTCAACCATACTTGCATCTCCTATGAGTACAGTTAGTGACGAAGATGGTTCTGTTGCTAGTCAAAACCATGATAATACGCTTTTCGAGAATGACTCCATTCAACAAGCGGATACCCCAGCTTCAGGGAGCCATGCATCTCGTTCTTCCTACACTCGTGTTGCTTTCATAGTTGATGCTAATATTACATCCTACCTCATGATGGGATCTGTTTCACCAG GCCTGAAATCTCATGCTGTTACACTTTATGAAGCGGGAAAATTGGGTCATGCGAGCATTGCTGATCTTTGCAAGGATCTTAGTACCCTGGAAGGTGCAAGATATGAGGGAGAATTACAGGAGTTTGCAAATCATTTATTTAGTCTGCGTCATGTCTTAGAATGTCTTCAATCAGGTGGAATAgctactgatgaagaagaggaaggcTCTGATAACCTGAACATGATTACATCAAGCAATGATGGGCCAAGTTCTGTGATAGCTGAAATTTCTTTGGATGAAAAATCAGAAGAGTCTGGTGTTTTAGAAACTGTCATGAGTAATGAGGATTTAATAAATTCTGTTTCAGGGAAATTCGTGGAGGCTTTAGTGAACAGTAAAGGTGTTCCTAGTACTAGTA CTGACAAGTCACACACAAGTTTCCGTGAGAATGAGAAACTACCAATGTTTGAAGCTGACAAGTCACACATAAATTTCCATGAGAATGAGAAACCAGCAGTGTTTGAAGGTTCAGATGTCAAGATAGAAATgctgaaaaggaaaaagatatatCGTGTGGACCTTCTCCGTTCTGAAAGTTTGGCTTCTCTTTCACCAACTACTCTTGATCGTTTGTTTCTTCGTGACTATGGTATACTTGTGTCCTTAGTGCCTCTGCCCCCTTCATCAATTCTTCCTAAACCTACAGGAGGGCctgttcattttggtcctccTGCATATTCTTCCATGAGTCCATGGATGAAATTGGTATTATATTCAACTGCTGGTAGTGGGCCTCTATCAGTTGTTTTGATGAAAGGCCAATGTATGCGGTTGCTTCCTGCTCCGTTGACTGGTTGTGAGAAAGCCCTTATATGGTCTTGGGATGGTTCCGCAATAGGAGATTTAGGAAGGAAGCTTGAAGGAAACATGGTGAAGGGAAGTATACTTTTGCATTGCTTAAATTCACTTCTTAAACAGTCAGCTGTGCTTGTGCTGCCTCTCAGTAGATTTGATCTTAATCAATCTGGAAAACTTGTTACTTTGGATGTCCCTTTGCCTTTAAGAAACGCTGATGGATCGATTGCCTCTGTAGGAAAAGAGTTAGGACTAGAGGATGAAGAGGAAAATTTTAAGCTGAATTCGCTGTTGAATAATTTGGCAAACAAAATGGAACTGTGGACAGTTGGTTATGTTCGGCTATTGAAACTATTTAACGGAACAAAATCAGACCAGTTCTCTTCCATAGAGAAATATGAATGGGTGCCATTGAGTGTGGAATTCGGGATACCACTATTTAGTCCAACGTTGTGCAATAGTATATGTAGAAGGATAGTTTCATCTAAGATACTTCAATCTGGCTCATTTGGCGAACACCATGATGCAATGCAAATCTTAAGGACAAAGTTACGTGACATTTGTGATGAGTACAATTCAACAGGTCCAGCTGCAAAGCTTCTTTACAAGAAAGAGGAAGATACTGAACAACCTATGGACCAAGCTAGGGCAACATGGAATCCACTTATTGATATTTCTCCCTCTTCAGGGGTGGTATTGAGCGTGCGTCAGAGGTTAAAACTTGCTAACAAACAAAGCAGACAAAATGAAGTGATGTGCTGTGATGGCAGTGTTCTTAG ATCATACGCATTAACTCTTCCTCATGAAGCTGCCACGAGCCCAGTTAAAGAAACCCCTGAAGACAATAAGACAGAACATGAACCTGAACCAGAAGCAAATGATAGTAAAGAAGCAACCCTTCCTGGCGTTAATCTTATTTTTGATGGTTCTAGGTTGCTTCCATTTGATGTAGGAGCTTGCCTTCAAGCTCGCCAACCTATATCCTTAGTAATGGAGGCAGCTACTGCCTCAAAACATGTACCATACAAATAG
- the LOC106764889 gene encoding serine/threonine protein phosphatase 2A 59 kDa regulatory subunit B' gamma isoform, whose translation MIKQILGKIPRKPSKSSHGNSNGEGGLNDGFSLNSSSNTFLKSNSVSSKSSSSGAVGFRSGNETIAQHYTNQAKKSASTTGLIMASTVYEALPSFRDVPSSEKQNLFIRKLNMCCVVFDFNDPAKHLKEKDVKRQTLHELVDYVSSVNSKFNELAMQEMTKMIATNLFRALPSSNHDGRLADISEPDEEEPVLEPAWPHLQIVYEFLFRFVASPETDPKLAKRYIDHSFVLRLLDLFDSEDQRERDYLKTILHRIYGKFMVHRPFIRKAINNIFYRFIFETEKHSGIAELLEILGSIINGFALPLKEEHKLFLVRALIPLHKPKCVSLYHQQLSYCITQFVEKDVKLADTVVRGLLKYWPITNSAKEVMFLGELEEVLEATQAAEFQRCVIPLFRRIGRCLNSLHFQVAERALFLWNNDHIRNLILQNSKVILPIIFPALEKNIRGHWNQAVQSLTLNVRKIFSDADQALFDECLMKFQEEEIKDREKLEKRESIWKQLEEVAAANVVSNEAILVSRFVSSVAITTSANQLATAGG comes from the exons ATGATTAAACAGATACTCGGTAAAATACCTCGCAAACCCTCAAAATCATCTCACGGAAATTCAAACGGTGAAGGAGGGTTAAATGATGGTTTCTCACTGAACTCATCTTCTAATACCTTCTTGAAATCGAATTCTGTTTCTTCAAAATCTTCGAGTTCTGGTGCAGTTGGGTTTCGTTCTGGGAATGAGACTATTGCTCAACACTATACCAATCAAGCTAAGAAATCAGCTTCTACAACGGGTTTAATAATGGCTTCTACAGTTTATGAGGCTTTGCCTAGTTTTAGGGATGTCCCTAGCTCGGAGAAGCAGAATCTTTTTATTAGAAAGTTGAACATGTGCTGTGTTGTGTTTGATTTTAATGATCCTGCCAAGCATCTCAAAGAGAAGGACGTTAAACGGCAAACTCTACATGAGCTTGTTGATTACGTTTCATCTGTGAATTCGAAGTTTAACGAGTTAGCGATGCAGGAGATGACAAAGATGATAGCAACAAATTTGTTTCGCGCTTTACCTTCTTCCAATCATGATGGCAGGTTGGCAGATATCAGTGAGCCTGATGAAGAAGAACCTGTTTTGGAACCGGCGTGGCCTCATCTGCAGATTGTGTACGAATTTCTCTTTAGATTTGTGGCTTCGCCTGAGACAGATCCTAAGCTCGCGAAAAGATACATTGATCACTCGTTTGTGTTGAGGCTGCTTGACCTTTTTGACTCGGAAGATCAAAGAGAGAGGGATTACCTGAAAACTATTCTCCACCGTATTTATGGGAAGTTCATGGTGCATCGACCATTCATTAGAAAAGCTATCAACAATATCTTTTACCGGTTCATATTTGAGACAGAGAAACACAGTGGGATTGCTGAGTTGCTTGAAATATTGGGCAGCATAATAAATGGTTTTGCTTTGCCTTTAAAGGAAGAGCATAAACTGTTCCTCGTCCGCGCACTGATTCCGCTACACAAGCCTAAGTGCGTTTCTCTTTATCATCAACAGCTTTCTTATTGTATTACTCAGTTTGTCGAGAAGGATGTCAAGCTAGCTGATACTGTGGTTAGAGGCCTTTTGAAATATTGGCCGATAACTAATAGTGCAAAGGAGGTAATGTTCCTAGGTGAGTTGGAGGAAGTTTTAGAGGCAACACAAGCAGCAGAATTTCAGAGATGTGTGATCCCATTATTTCGTCGGATTGGCAGATGCCTTAATAGCTTACACTTTCAG GTAGCTGAACGAGCTCTGTTTCTGTGGAACAATGACCATATTCGAAATTTGATCTTACAAAACAGCAAAGTGATACTGCCTATAATATTCCCTGCTTTGGAGAAAAATATACGGGGCCATTGGAACCAAGCAGTTCAGAGTTTGACCCTGaatgttagaaaaatattctctGATGCTGATCAGGCACTTTTTGACGAGTGCTTGATGAAATtccaagaagaagaaatcaaggaCAGGGAGAAGCTAGAAAAGCGGGAATCCATATGGAAACAACTGGAAGAGGTTGCCGCAGCTAATGTTGTAAGCAATGAGGCCATTCTTGTGTCAAGGTTTGTGTCCTCTGTTGCTATCACAACCAGTGCAAATCAATTGGCTACTGCCGGTGGTTGA